A part of Aspergillus flavus chromosome 5, complete sequence genomic DNA contains:
- a CDS encoding histidine phosphatase superfamily — protein MPRMQGRIHLVRHAEGLHNLRNDPKIPNAPLSERGFDFAEELGHRFVGEYSNCVGAIISSPLRRTIQTSLTAFRRILDSTQYAKNSGSGVNNGVTLALDANLQEITDLPCNTGSTVDDLTIEFPGLKSEIQKLHKDWHIKAGPRSPLPQSLTQRRDEILDRLQKIQADLQNKKMSDDIIVVTHQGVIALLAPTANIPVGQWQTFHLVRKNGLLFLE, from the coding sequence ATGCCGAGAATGCAAGGCCGTATTCACCTAGTGCGCCATGCGGAAGGTCTTCACAATTTGCGCAACGATCCCAAAATTCCGAACGCTCCTTTGAGTGAACGAGGTTTTGATTTCGCGGAAGAACTAGGACATCGCTTTGTCGGCGAGTACTCCAACTGTGTCGGCGCAATCATATCCAGCCCGCTCCGCCGAACTATCCAAACATCCTTGACAGCATTCCGCCGGATCTTGGACTCCACCCAGTATGCTAAAAATTCCGGTTCTGGTGTTAATAACGGAGTGACTTTAGCCCTGGATGCCAATTTGCAGGAAATTACCGACCTGCCATGTAATACTGGCTCCACAGTGGACGATCTAACAATCGAATTCCCCGGACTCAAGTCAGAAATACAAAAATTGCACAAGGACTGGCATATCAAGGCAGGGCCTCGTTCACCCCTACCACAGTCTCTGACTCAGAGAAGAGATGAGATTCTCGACCGGCTACAAAAGATCCAGGCTGATTtgcaaaataaaaaaatgagCGACGACATTATCGTTGTAACTCATCAAGGTGTAATTGCTCTGCTAGCACCCACTGCAAATATTCCTGTAGGGCAGTGGCAGACCTTCCACTTGGTCAGGAAAAATGGGCTGCTCTTTTTGGAATGA
- a CDS encoding putative transesterase (unnamed protein product) — translation MANFEERVNLLRLSFENGKKPLPRVTLGAVNKDGIERHPTLFSDSKYCLLTLINPGSLHYAKAFGEASVESTDTDAVHWVASSTKLVTTVAVMQCVERGLLDLDADIANVLPEWKNPRILTGFDENDNPTFRPATKPITLRRMLTHSSGMAYFFMDPLMTRYHELQGKPPVLQTLFQFQFLLFEPGERWMYSPGIDWAGKAVERVTSMKLGEYLQRHVFDVVSVKDATFHLDQREDLRARKVKAWVRTDQGLQEEKNPLCQDPIAEDFGGGGLYTTVNEMLKICHGILTEKLLRPETVKEMFQPQLENVLGLDKPHDYTLASRNAIWNTVPDDMFVDFGIGGLVNTSRVPGRREAYSLTWSGKPNCYWWIDIKKGVAGVYLSQLLPTGDQSAIELLSEFERWVYSQLDDLEGLAKQSVDTLSR, via the exons ATGGCTAACTTTGAAGAGAGAGTGaatcttcttcgcctgtcATTTGAGAATGGCAAGAAGCCCTTACCACGGGTTACACTCGGAGCTGTCAATAAAGATGGTATTGAACGACACCCCACACTGTTTTCCGACAGTAAGTACTGTTTGCTAACACTCATCAATCCAGGTTCTTTGCATTACGCTAAGGCCTTTGGGGAGGCATCGGTCGAGTCTACTGATACCGATGCCGTGCATTGGGTGGCCTCTTCGACTAAGTTAGTGACTACTGTTGCGGTAATGCAATGTGTCGAGCGCGGTCTGCTCGATCTGGATGCAGACATCGCCAATGTGTTACCGGAGTGGAAAAACCCGCGGATTTTGACTGGCTTCGACGAGAACGATAATCCTACCTTTCGGCCAGCCACCAAACCGATTACCCTACG GCGCATGTTGACTCACTCCAGCGGCATGGCATACTTCTTCATGGATCCTCTTATGACACGTTATCATGAGTTGCAAGGAAAGCCGCCGGTACTCCAAACGCTTTTCCAGTTCCAGTTCCTGCTTTTCGAACCCGGCGAACGATGGATGTACTCTCCCGGTATTGATTGGGCAGGAAAAGCA GTTGAACGAGTTACTTCTATGAAGCTCGGCGAATACCTGCAGCGTCACGTTTTCGATGTTGTCTCCGTGAAGGATGCCACATTCCACCTCGACCAGAGAGAAGACCTACGGGCCCGAAAGGTTAAAGCCTGGGTGCGAACAGATCAGGGTCtgcaggaagagaagaatccTCTCTGTCAAGACCCAATCGCGGAAGACTTTGGAGGAGGCGGTCTATACACAACCGTGAACGAAATGCTCAAAATATGTCATGGCATACTGACGGAAAAGTTACTCCGTCCGGAGACTGTTAAGGAAATGTTCCAACCTCAGCTTGAAAATGTTCTGGGTCTGGACAAACCGCATGATTATACGTTAGCATCCCGCAATGCTATCTGGAATACAGTCCCAGATGATATGTTCGTGGATTTTGGGATCGGTGGTCTGGTGAATACATCTAGAGTCCCGGGACGACGAGAGGCATATTCGCTCACTTGGTCCGGAAAGCCAAATTGTTACTGG TGGATCGACATCAAAAAGGGAGTCGCTGGCGTATACCTCTCGCAGCTGCTACCGACCGGAGACCAGTCTGCTATTGAGCTGCTCAGTGAGTTCGAGAGATGGGTGTATTCGCAGTTGGATGATTTGGAGGGCCTGGCAAAGCAGAGCGTGGACACTCTTAGCCGATAA
- a CDS encoding putative 9-cis-epoxycarotenoid dioxygenase (unnamed protein product), whose amino-acid sequence MTTLPPIKGAESLPSRWSLTEDLGGYDMPIRLEGEIGDVMVRGTIPDSIDGTFYRVGSDHFTPTLPGHSPLLGHGVVSASRIHKGQVDFKIRYVQNDRYKLERNLKESVWGDMRDHPLSQHPCVKAVLTSTSNTNVIYWAGRLLALQEMDPPYAMDPDTLETTGVDPFGNQILSPTFTAHPKIDSNVNELVTWGIDHGANEIISYSIDRHGIVKNEHQIKRAIGGLIHDIAMTENWIVFCQWPTSFVDGTTVWDTSRPAIFVVAPRHPKHPLEGSGWEPYEHRIYTQDFNSEIVHTAGAWEEGGKIFFEGTWPHESLFPFWPKTDGKKPSEKTVVDLVRLEIDVSQPSNTRIPDPVTLVDIPNEFTRIDERFYCRKYDHIFMNIYYSETEKFLVNKHVFEGLNATAMLTKSTGELKVYYPGPNCRCQEPVFIPRSDSAPEGDGHVIFAVDRLDINLTNLVILDTKDFEHPVAVIELPLRMRAQIHGNWVDARELNGQPLVVPPPLHHMTWRHRPGQSVPTGRGVVAEFSGV is encoded by the coding sequence ATGACGACCCTTCCTCCCATCAAAGGTGCCGAAAGTCTTCCATCCAGATGGTCCCTGACCGAAGACCTCGGCGGTTATGACATGCCAATCCGCCTCGAAGGCGAAATCGGCGATGTCATGGTGCGAGGCACCATTCCGGACTCTATCGATGGAACCTTCTACCGCGTTGGCTCGGACCACTTCACCCCGACTCTTCCAGGGCACAGTCCGCTCCTAGGCCACGGGGTTGTCAGCGCATCTCGCATCCACAAGGGCCAGGTGGATTTCAAGATTCGATATGTCCAGAATGACCGATACAAACTGGAGAGGAACCTGAAAGAGAGCGTCTGGGGCGACATGCGTGATCATCCGCTCAGCCAGCATCCATGCGTCAAGGCTGTCTTGACCTCGACCAGCAACACCAACGTCATCTACTGGGCCGGAAGGCTTCTTGCACTGCAGGAGATGGATCCTCCCTACGCCATGGACCCCGACACTCTGGAGACCACTGGCGTGGATCCGTTTGGCAATCAAATCCTTAGCCCGACCTTCACGGCGCACCCAAAGATTGATTCCAACGTCAATGAGCTGGTCACCTGGGGTATCGATCACGGCGCAAACGAGATTATATCTTATTCGATTGACCGTCATGGGATTGTCAAAAATGAGCACCAGATTAAACGCGCCATAGGGGGGCTCATCCATGATATTGCCATGACAGAGAACTGGATCGTCTTCTGCCAGTGGCCTACCTCTTTTGTCGACGGGACCACTGTTTGGGACACTAGCCGGCCCGCCATCTTTGTGGTAGCCCCAAGACATCCCAAGCACCCCTTGGAAGGCTCAGGCTGGGAGCCCTATGAGCACCGGATATATACGCAGGATTTCAACTCGGAAATTGTACATACGGCTGGCGCGTGGGAGGAGGGCGGCAAGATCTTTTTCGAAGGCACATGGCCTCATGAGAGCCTCTTCCCATTCTGGCCGAAGACCGACGGCAAGAAACCATCTGAAAAGACTGTTGTGGACCTAGTCCGGCTGGAGATTGATGTCAGTCAGCCAAGCAATACGAGGATCCCAGATCCCGTTACCCTGGTGGACATTCCCAACGAGTTTACGAGGATCGACGAACGTTTCTACTGTCGAAAGTACGACCACATCTTCATGAACATCTACTATTCCGAAACGGAGAAGTTTCTTGTGAACAAGCATGTTTTCGAAGGACTCAACGCCACCGCCATGCTGACCAAGAGCACCGGAGAGCTCAAGGTCTATTATCCGGGCCCTAACTGTCGGTGTCAAGAACCAGTGTTTATCCCTCGGTCCGACAGTGCCCCGGAGGGAGATGGGCACGTTATATTCGCGGTTGATCGCCTTGATATCAATCTCACCAATCTTGTGATCCTTGACACGAAGGACTTCGAACATCCCGTGGCAGTCATCGAGTTGCCGCTGCGCATGCGGGCTCAGATTCACGGGAACTGGGTTGATGCCAGGGAGCTCAACGGCCAGCCTTTGGTTGTGCCGCCCCCTCTCCACCATATGACTTGGAGGCATAGACCTGGACAGTCGGTGCCCACTGGGCGGGGGGTCGTTGCTGAATTTAGTGGAGTCTAA
- a CDS encoding putative O-acetyltransferase — protein sequence MASQVHQSGSLPSFKPYVLSPLDHAMACFYLTSTITFSLQDPTRGIPVLEAGVSQLVSKLPFLGGNLIWTTHPDSTKVTGEIHPPTAATWDTYPMLKVKYHAGKYTSMSYGRINGPCHCGVISYDHILREEFVPLPFDIVLAETCPVLRFQANVFENGIILCASFHHNVIDGKGMNTVMEALATCCRNPTNVQQDELPTDPISEAICRTRLAALASPTPDAFVVRRGTNCPIPAAPEQGLQAPITRLLVLSGEKVIQLKRMCKAFVRNEARGELPSSELGRPTPALSSNDIISALLWLCVLRSRVRSDPRSPQRAKSYFSFPTDARMIIPQDLRSTYIGNSVVSATVESPFSIEDAIQSSSATISAPDEFNLSLIVRLALAVRSKFMSIGRKHVQDMISSLGTGDHAVLTAGNADFALSSLRHMNFYELKFGPVLGRAAHMDLADPRMKNQAWILSDRHPGHSEMSPWEIRITLDPMVMEYLLEDTLFQWMKVTDLCKL from the coding sequence ATGGCAAGTCAAGTCCATCAGTCAGGGTCTCTACCCTCTTTCAAGCCCTATGTTCTCTCACCCTTGGATCATGCTATGGCTTGCTTCTATCTGACATCGACCATTACGTTCTCGTTGCAAGATCCGACACGAGGCATACCAGTTCTCGAAGCAGGTGTATCGCAATTAGTATCCAAGCTACCCTTTCTAGGTGGCAATCTGATCTGGACCACCCACCCCGACAGCACAAAGGTGACGGGAGAGATTCACCCACCAACTGCAGCCACATGGGACACATATCCCATGCTAAAGGTCAAGTATCATGCCGGTAAATATACCTCCATGTCATACGGAAGGATCAATGGCCCATGCCACTGCGGTGTGATCTCATATGATCACATCCTCCGTGAAGAGTTTGTGCCGTTGCCATTCGACATTGTCCTTGCTGAAACATGCCCTGTGTTACGATTTCAGGCGAACGTTTTCGAAAATGGTATCATCCTATGCGCAAGCTTTCATCATAACGTCATAGACGGGAAGGGAATGAATACAGTCATGGAAGCATTAGCTACATGTTGTCGAAACCCAACAAACGTGCAGCAGGATGAGCTTCCCACTGACCCGATCAGTGAAGCCATATGCCGCACGCGTCTCGCTGCTCTAGCCTCACCGACCCCTGATGCATTTGTGGTACGGAGAGGAACGAATTGCCCTATCCCAGCTGCACCTGAACAGGGCCTTCAGGCGCCCATCACTCGGTTACTCGTCTTGAGCGGGGAGAAAGTCATCCAGCTGAAGAGAATGTGCAAGGCATTCGTACGAAACGAGGCTCGCGGAGAGCTTCCATCCTCCGAACTTGGAAGACCGACCCCTGCATTATCAAGCAATGACATTATCTCAGCCTTGCTGTGGCTCTGTGTCCTTCGATCGCGAGTCCGATCAGACCCTCGGTCTCCGCAGCGAGCAAAATCGTACTTTTCATTTCCGACCGATGCTCGCATGATCATCCCTCAAGATCTCCGGTCCACGTACATTGGGAACTCTGTCGTTTCTGCCACTGTAGAGTCGCCGTTCTCGATTGAGGATGCAATCCAGTCTTCCTCTGCCACCATCTCCGCTCCTGATGAATTCAATCTATCTTTGATTGTTCGCCTAGCCCTAGCGGTCCGGTCCAAGTTCATGTCCATCGGTAGAAAGCATGTTCAAGATatgatttcttctcttggGACAGGAGATCATGCCGTGTTAACCGCAGGCAACGCCGATTTCGCCCTGAGTAGCTTGCGGCATATGAATTTCTATGAGTTGAAATTTGGCCCGGTCCTTGGTAGGGCTGCACATATGGATCTGGCGGATCCTCGAATGAAGAATCAGGCTTGGATTCTGTCAGATAGGCATCCTGGCCATAGCGAAATGTCACCCTGGGAAATTCGCATTACACTGGACCCGATGGTGATGGAGTATTTGCTTGAAGATACGTTGTTCCAGTGGATGAAAGTCACAGACTTATGCAAGTTATGA